The following nucleotide sequence is from Deltaproteobacteria bacterium.
GCCGGTTTCAGGGAGATTGGTGAAGAGGGGGCCAGGCTTGAAGCCGAGATGCTGCAGATCGCGAGGCAGGCCGGAATAAGGGTGGCGGGGCCGAACTGCAACGGCCATTTCAACACGGCCATAAATTTATTTACCATGGGCATTCGTGGAATTAAACCGGGCCCCCTGAGCCTCATCTCCCAGAGCGGTAACTTCGGGGGCTTTATTGTCGGACAGGGCATTGAGAGAGGGATCGGCTTCAGCAAGTACATCAGCAGCGGGAACGAAGCGGATGTGACGATCGAGGATTACATCGAATATCTGGGTGATGATCCGGAAACCAAAATTATCTGCGCCTATGCAGAGGGACTCAAGGACGGAAGGCGTTTTTTCAACCTGGCTCGAAACATTACCAGGGAAAAACCGATCATCATGATGAAGGTTGGCCGGACCGAGGAAGGGGCAAACGCAGCTAGGTCGCACACCGGCTCTTTGAGCGGTTCGACCGTTATCCACGATGCGGCCTTGCGTCAGGCGGGTGTGATTCAGGTTTACAAGGCGGATGAGATGCTGGACGTTGCCTCAGCCTTGATTCGTCAGCCCCTGCCTCGAGGCAGAAGGGTTGGGATTGTCACCGGCGGCGGCGGTTTTGGTGTTGTGGCCGCGGACGCATGTCGAAGCCTCGGTCTTGAAATTCCTGAATTATCCGAAGAAACCATTACTAGCCTGAACCGATGGATGCCTTCGCGCTGGTCCCATGCCAATCCGGTGGATATGGCCGGAGACTCTTACGGCTCCATCCCCACTCTGGGCACCATGCTCAAATCTGAGAACGTGGATGCGGTACTGGCGGTAAGCTGCCTCGGATTTCCTGCCCAGCCGCCTGAGGAGTTTCCGCTTGAAATCCGGGAAGAATTCAAGAAGTACCAAAAACAGATGGTAGAGGGGGAAGTCTCTCTTATGGATGGTTTGATCGAACGCATGGAACGGTATAACAAGCCGCTCATCATCGCCGCGGTCAGCGGTCGCGACCGGTCTAAGGCGATTGCCAAACTGGAGGAAAACGACATTTACACCTACCGCTCACCCGAGGATGCCGCCAGTGTCATGGCTTACCTGGCAAATTACGCCGACTATCTTTCCAGATCGTAAGAGAGACTCAAAGCAATGATTTGGACTGTAGCGTTAACAATGAATGAAGGAGAGGGATTATGTCCTGGTTAGAAAAGGGAAACATTCGGCTTTATTATGAAGACGTGGGTAAAGGAGCGCCGATTATAACCAATCATGGTTTAAGTGAGGATTGCGGTTACTGGAGCGAGACGGGCGTTACCGCGAAATTAGCTGAAAATTA
It contains:
- a CDS encoding CoA-binding protein; this translates as MEPSIKKLDYLFAPRSVAVIGASGSFGKWGFGIIHQVLKFKGDFSVYPINPKMKEVLGVKAYQNITRVPGDIDFAVIVIPPQNVPAAMADCASKGVKAVLVITAGFREIGEEGARLEAEMLQIARQAGIRVAGPNCNGHFNTAINLFTMGIRGIKPGPLSLISQSGNFGGFIVGQGIERGIGFSKYISSGNEADVTIEDYIEYLGDDPETKIICAYAEGLKDGRRFFNLARNITREKPIIMMKVGRTEEGANAARSHTGSLSGSTVIHDAALRQAGVIQVYKADEMLDVASALIRQPLPRGRRVGIVTGGGGFGVVAADACRSLGLEIPELSEETITSLNRWMPSRWSHANPVDMAGDSYGSIPTLGTMLKSENVDAVLAVSCLGFPAQPPEEFPLEIREEFKKYQKQMVEGEVSLMDGLIERMERYNKPLIIAAVSGRDRSKAIAKLEENDIYTYRSPEDAASVMAYLANYADYLSRS